From a region of the Arachis ipaensis cultivar K30076 chromosome B09, Araip1.1, whole genome shotgun sequence genome:
- the LOC107616461 gene encoding uncharacterized protein LOC107616461 encodes MIGDCGFWDGLEWIWNFQWRRELFQWELELVHQLHERLRLTKLSDGKEDIMVWKFDSKWVFSTKSVVQVLQSETLSDEITSYSFTSSVWRGAIPPRIELFGWFVLIGRVNTKERLSRLGVIRLNDNLCVLCQKEIESVEHLFLHCELTWQVWCSWLRSLGEVWPIPRTIRELFERWTGMHKRKQDQKKWLPDFFAVIWNIWVERNARIFHNQETGVEFVIRKTMLSYNEWTASDPFGG; translated from the coding sequence ATGATAGGggattgtggattttgggatgGACTTGAGTGGATATGGAATTTTCAGTGGCGGCGAGAGTTATTTCAATGGGAGCTGGAACTTGTCCATCAACTTCATGAGCGGCTAAGGCTGACGAAGCTGTCAGATGGTAAAGAGGATATTATGGTTTGGAAGTTTGATAGCAAATGGGTATTTTCTACCAAGTCTGTTGTGCAGGTCCTACAATCGGAGACTCTGTCGGATGAAATAACGAGCTACAGTTTCACAAGTTCGGTTTGGAGAGGAGCGATACCGCCGAGAATTGAGCTTTTTGGGTGGTTTGTGCTTATTGGTAGAGTGAATACTAAGGAGAGATTGAGTAGACTAGGTGTTATTAGACTCAATGATAATCTATGTGTCCTATGTCAGAAGGAGATAGAGTCGGTGGAACATTTATTCCTACACTGTGAGctaacatggcaggtgtggtgcagtTGGTTGAGGTCTCTTGGGGAGGTGTGGCCTATTCCTAGAACCATTAGGGAACTATTTGAGCGGTGGACCGGTATGCATAAGCGGAAACAAGATCAGAAGAAATGGCTGCCAGACTTTTTTGCAGTTATTTGGAACATTTGGGTGGAACGCAATGCTAGGATTTTTCATAATCAGGAAACAGGTGTGGAGTTCGTAATAAGGAAGACGATGCTGAGTTACAACGAATGGACCGCGAGTGATCCGTTTGGTGGTTGA